The genome window CTATCCTGCTGTTATTGGTACAGGAGACTCTGCCAAGATGTCCAAGATGAAGCCAACTCCAGAGGAGGAACCCAAGGAGGAGACATTTTTGGATGAGAAATCTGGGGAGCACACAACTCCTGGTGATGAGTCCAAGAAGGAGAGAAATTCAGATGAGAAATCCTGGGATGAGACAGATCATGGTGACAAACCCAAGGATGGGGATGGTCCTGaggatggtggtggtggtggtccTGAGGATGGTGCTGGTGGTGGTCCTGGAGATGGTCCCGACGATGGTTCCAACAATGGGGATAATCCAGGTAAAGATCATGGGAAGTTTGGGTGAGACAtcagggaaaaaattcttcactgaaagacTGATTGGGCACTGACATTGTCTGCCCatggaggtggtggagtcactctGCCTGGACGTGTTTAAAAAGGCACTGGATGTGGCTCTCAGTGCCATGGTTAAGTTGCTGAAGGAGTGTGATGTGACAGGTTGGAtttgatctcaaaggtcttttccagcctagtTCATTCCGTGATTGTTTGTGGCTTCCCAAGGGAAGCCAGGCAGATGCCTGACCCCAAGCTCCCTGCCAGGCAGCCAGGCAGGCACTgggaagccccagcagcctgggcacctcTGAAAGGCTGAAGGAGCGAGAGGTGCCCTGAAAGCAGAAGTGCATTGCAGGAGGGGCTACAGTGGTGGTGGGTGTGCAGGTACCTGCTGAGTGCCCTGGGAATTGCTGTGCTCCAGGAAGTGATTccagtgggcacagctgccagtCCTGCTCCCTCTCCCCCTGCACAGGGAAGGCCTGGCAAGGCAGTGGGTGAGTTTGTTATGAAGTCTGTTTGATTGACCTTGTGCTGGTGGCAGGTGACAGACTGGGCTGacacctgccctgtgtccctttGCTGTTCCGGGTTGGTGGCTGtggtgggcagggcagggcagggcagggcagggtgggtggGCACTGCGGGGTGTGCCCCTGTTCCTGTTCCTCCCAGCccggggggacactgggacccGCCCCTCCAGTGGCCTCTTCCCAGGGGTCTTGAGAGGCAAAAGGCAGATGAAGGCAGGgggaggctggaggagctgctgctgactccggcaccctgctctgcctggcacagagtgctcagcactgctcaggGGAGATTTGCTGTCCATGCTCAtgtcctccctcccctcctgccatTTTCGTTCTCAGGGGACAATGGAAGTGGAAGTGGAAGTGGAAGAGCCATTAGAATGGTCATCGGAGCCACAGTGGGAGCAGGTGAGGGTCCGGCACGGGATGAGCAGCGCTCGGGTTCACTGCCCGGTCCCATTCCCGTGGGGTCCTGGGGACTAGGCTGGGGACTGGGGGCTGCAATACCAGGGCTGGGGAGAATTGGGGTGGaggcaggaggaaaaggggcagctctgggcagtgcctggaATGGGGTTCTGTCTGCCCCCGCTGCCGCAGCCCTgcaccctgctcctctcctgccgcccagggctgtccccgtccctgcagccccagccctcgcTGCCCGCTCTGCTCCCTGCGTGCTTTTGGGGAGGCCGGGTCTGGTGCAGGTGGCAGGGGGAGATGGGGGTCACAGAGAGCACccaaaaactgctctgccctccctgcaggagTGCTACTGTTTGGCGTCCCACTGGGTGTTGCTGCGCTGGGGTTCACCAAGGTCGGCATCGCCGCCGGCTCCATCGCTGCCAAGATGATGTCGGCAGCTGCCATCGCCAACGGCGGCggagtggctgcaggcagcaccgTGGCTGTGCTGCAGTCCGTCGGTGAGTGGGGAGggcgggggagctgggctgcatcTCCATGGCAGAGAAAACGCGCTGGCTCTAGAGCCAGAGCAGCCCTTTAACCCCTCCCTGCTCTCAATTGCTCCAAACTCTCAGGGTTCTCCCTGCTCAGGAGGAGCCCTTGGCTCCTGTGCCCAGTGCTCGGTCCCTCAGCAGGCAATCTTGATGCTCCTGAAACTTCACATCTCAATTTGTctttgcaggagctgcaggtctTTCTGCTGGTGCCcaagctgccctgggctcagctggCGCAGCAGCCGGTGCCTGGCTGTCCAAAGGGAAGAAACCTCCAAGTGACCAACCTGAAAAGGATAAAAAGCCAAGTGACCAACCCAAGAAAAAGTAACTCATGTGAAAAACCTGCACAGGAGACAACTCCATACGAGCAAACCAGGAGAAGTCAGGCAGGTTCCTGATACCAAAGCCTTGCCTTGCACAATGCACCTGAGAAACCCCCACAGACCCCTCACGGCTCTGCCTCTCCTTTTAAAGGCTTTGGATTGTTGTGAGCAGGGATTTCCCTAAAGCAAATAAAAGTACTTTGCTTGCAGCAgagttggtgtctgtgtgtggCTGCTCTCTTGGCTGATGGTGGCATTAGagggggacagggcacaggggatGCTCAGTCCCCAGCACTGACCTGCTCGCTGATGCTGCCCCCAGTTCCCCTGCTCTCAGTTTGGGGCAAGTTACAGCCCACTGCGCGTCCTTCCCCCTCATCTCCCGTCCGAGGCCATCGGGGCCAAAGGGCTCATAAGGGGACACCCCAGGGTGAGGACGggagagccccagccctgctcgaGCAGAGACAGCACCATCAGGAGTTAACCAGAAAGCGAAACTGAGCGAGCGGTTTCCTTTCTGATTTCTCGGAAATCAGCTGAGCGGCGGCTCCCCTTAGCTCCGCCTTTTCTGCAGCCCTCGGTTCCTCAGAGAACAAGAAACACACGCGAGGTTGGCGGCGTGAGGTGCCGCGGTCCCTCCGTGGGTGTGGGGACAGCAGCCTGTCTGTAATGGGGGGGACAATAACGGGGGGTTCTCCTCGCTGTGCCGGGGGAGCGGCCGGGCAGGAGCcggggctggggagagggggGGATCCCTTCTTGTGAGGGGAGGGGCCGGGGTCTCCTGGGTGGGAGAGGGGTGGCTGGGGGCGATCGTGCAGGGCAACAAAGCCCCGCTGATCTCATCTGCTGCCTACGCAAAATCTTGTTCCCAAAGAATCCGGGATTAGAGCAGAATCATCGCAGATCTCGCTCCAGCCCAGACGACCATGGGTAAGCTGGGAGGTTCCTGGGGTGGGGGCCTGGGTCGtgaggagggcacagggaccctgGGGTTCgcccctgctcccctctcctcccGGAGGGCTGAAGGAGGGCGGAGccggcagagctgctgctgcctctgggaccctgccctgcccggcacagggcacggggcTCCAGCTGAGAGGGGCTCTGTTGCCCACACTGCTGCCCTTCTGCCCTTTTCATTCTTAGGTACACGGGTAGTCGCCGTTGCCATCATCACTCTGCTCATCACTGGATCTACAATTGGAGGTGAGAATTTGGCACGGGATGAGTAACGCTCGGCTTcgctgcttgtgctgctgggagggaagggacagctctgggcagtgcctggaATGGAGTTGTGGCTGCCCCCGCTGCCGCAGCCCTGCacgctgctcctctcctgccgcccagggctgtccccgtccctgcagccccagccctcgcTGCCCGCTCTGCTCCCTGCGTGCTTTTGGGGAGGCCGGGTCTGGTGCAGGTGGCAGGGGGAGATGGGGGTCACAGAGAGCACCCTAACGCTTCATTGTCCTCccttgcaggagcagcagcaaaggatCGCAGATCTGAGAGTgagtggggagggcagggggccTGGGCTGTCCTGGGTGGAACACGGGGTTGTAGCCTGAGCTTACTCTGAAGCCAAAGCAGCCCTTGAAGCCCTCACTGGTCTGAATGTGCCCAAACTGAGGGAACGGGATCCATTCCAATGTGGTGGGAAGAGCGACTCTTGGGGTAGGGGTTGGGGCTGAGGGGatcaggggctgtgcagggaggtgaGTGCTCTGTGGCAAGAACTGCTGTGTCCAATGGCAGCACTGGCCAGATGTGGAAATGGAGAGCAGGAAGGGGCTGGGTGtgctcagggagcagagctgactGCAGGCCAACGCTCTGGCACAGACTGAGGAGACCCTTAGTGGGGTGCAGCTTTCCAGGTGCTACCACAGCCCAAACCACTGAACCTGGACTCTGGACTACATCCTGGAGCATCCCATCACCCACAagggcagccacccccaaaacACCATCCTGAGCATCCTGCACCAATGAGGGGCTCTGGGTCTGACGCATGCATGGATTGGCCATGGATGTAAATACGAGGAGCTCCGTGCTTAggggtggctgtgggcacaggggccGTCTGGGCAGTGCAGGACACAGACTGGGCTGACACGTGCCCTGTGTCCTGTGCTGTTCAAGGTAGGTGGGTGTGGCGGGCAGGACAGGGTGGGCACTCCGGGCTGTGccccttctcccttttcctcccaatctgaggggacattgggaccCACCCCTCCAGAGGCCTCTTCCCAGGGGTCTTCAGGGGCTGAAGTCAGGGGGaggctgaaggagctgctgctggtcagGGGAACTTTGCTGTCCATGCTCatgtccttcctcccctcctgccaTTTTCTTTCTCAGAGGACAATGGaagtgccattggagctgtcATCGGAGCCACAGTGGGAGCAGGTGAGGGTCCGGCACGGGATGAGCAGCGCTCGGGTTCACTGCCCGGTCCCAGCCCCGTGGGGTCCTggggactgggctgggctgggggctgcaagGGCTGGGGAGAAttggagggaggaagagaggcagctctgggcagtgcctggaATGGAGTTGTGGCTGCCCCCGGTGCCGCAGCCCTGCacgctgctcctctcctgccgcccagggctgtccccgtccctgcagccccagccctcgcTGCCCGCTCTGCTCACTGGGTGCTTTTGGGGAGGCCGGGTCTGGTGCAGGTGGCAGGGGGAGATGGGGGTCACAGAGAGCACCCTAAcgctgctctgccctccctgtAGGATTGGCACTGGTTGGCGTCCCGGTGTTCCTCGGCGCGCTGGGTTTCACCGGGGCCGGCATCGCCGCCGGCTCCGTCGCTGCCAAGATGATGTCGGCAGCTGCCATCGCCAACGGCGGCggagtggctgcaggcagcaccgTGGCTGTGCTGCAGTCCGTCGGTGAGTGGGGAGGGCACGGGAGCTGGGCTGCATCTCCATGGCAGAGAAAACACGCTGGCTCTAGGGCCAGAGCAGCCCTTTaacccctccctgctctgaatTGCTCCAAACTctcagggctctccctgctcaggaggagcccttggctggctgtgcccagtgctCGGTCCCTCAGCAGGCAGTCTTGATGCTCCTGAAACTTCACATCTCAATTTGTctttgcaggagctgcaggtctTTCTGCT of Zonotrichia albicollis isolate bZonAlb1 chromosome 20, bZonAlb1.hap1, whole genome shotgun sequence contains these proteins:
- the LOC141731315 gene encoding uncharacterized protein LOC141731315 isoform X1, with amino-acid sequence MGTRVVAVAIITLLITGSTIGGAAAKDRRSEKDNGSAIGAVIGATVGAGLALVGVPVFLGALGFTGAGIAAGSVAAKMMSAAAIANGGGVAAGSTVAVLQSVGAAGLSAGAQAGLTAALGSAGAATGAQLTE
- the LOC141731314 gene encoding uncharacterized protein LOC141731314; its protein translation is MENPAQPAASCLGAAGTGRPRGGHRDLSSAPGTTGPFRCSGNCGTFPVHRATWAGDSAKMSKMKPTPEEEPKEETFLDEKSGEHTTPGDESKKERNSDEKSWDETDHGDKPKDGDGPEDGGGGGPEDGAGGGPGDGPDDGSNNGDNPGDNGSGSGSGRAIRMVIGATVGAGVLLFGVPLGVAALGFTKVGIAAGSIAAKMMSAAAIANGGGVAAGSTVAVLQSVGAAGLSAGAQAALGSAGAAAGAWLSKGKKPPSDQPEKDKKPSDQPKKK